The following proteins are co-located in the Sulfurovum zhangzhouensis genome:
- a CDS encoding hydrogenase, producing the protein MTCQNKPKLLWLQSITCNGNTHSFLNHPELFFILSHFEVVHHPVLDSSYSMEDVIGGIVPCDVLIIEGSFQEEGFLKSGVEVSSIIKHYANKAKHIISVGTCATFGGIFKQKNPEAISGFCFNGEEKTERYSTHASKLISLPGCPMHPRWLSYVLLMISGKKDIPIDNLHRPVELYGYTVHTGCTRNEYFEWKIDTKTFGLKEGCLFYETGCRGPYTRGSCNKILWNDINSKTRAGTPCFGCTEPNYPQESFFRTKTNMGIPDKVPLGVSKRAYLTLTGVAKSFTIQRFTERLMEYDK; encoded by the coding sequence ATGACATGCCAAAACAAACCTAAGTTGCTTTGGCTACAGTCCATTACTTGTAATGGAAACACTCATTCTTTTTTAAATCATCCTGAACTCTTTTTTATACTTTCACATTTTGAAGTTGTGCATCATCCAGTACTCGATAGTTCATACAGTATGGAAGATGTTATTGGAGGTATTGTACCTTGTGATGTACTCATAATTGAAGGTTCTTTTCAGGAAGAAGGGTTTTTGAAGAGCGGTGTGGAAGTGTCATCAATTATAAAGCATTATGCAAATAAAGCTAAACATATTATATCTGTCGGGACCTGTGCAACTTTTGGAGGGATATTTAAACAAAAAAACCCTGAGGCAATTTCAGGTTTTTGTTTCAATGGGGAAGAGAAGACAGAGCGTTATAGTACGCATGCTTCTAAACTTATATCGTTACCGGGTTGTCCAATGCATCCTAGGTGGCTCTCTTATGTTCTTTTGATGATATCAGGGAAGAAAGATATCCCCATTGACAACTTACATCGTCCAGTCGAACTTTATGGATACACGGTACATACGGGATGTACGCGCAACGAGTATTTTGAATGGAAAATAGACACAAAAACTTTTGGACTTAAGGAAGGTTGTCTTTTTTATGAGACTGGGTGCCGAGGCCCTTATACTAGAGGAAGTTGTAATAAGATACTGTGGAATGATATCAATTCTAAAACACGTGCAGGAACACCTTGCTTTGGTTGCACGGAACCTAACTATCCACAAGAGTCATTCTTTAGAACAAAAACTAATATGGGAATACCAGATAAGGTGCCACTCGGCGTATCTAAACGAGCATATTTGACACTTACGGGTGTTGCTAAGAGTTTTACTATTCAACGTTTTACGGAACGACTTATGGAATATGACAAATGA
- a CDS encoding nickel-dependent hydrogenase large subunit produces MTNVTVKKLIEKIEGEAELDFTFNQGEIEDVKINFGFYRGIEEILRGHDAWDALVITPRVCGICNHAHLLAAVRAIENGYENAGLKINLTSKAKAIREFTLSCELIQNHIKWLYMTILPQLEKFVGAVSEENYAIKATYLASTITKALAVFSGQWPHASYAIPGGVTCDPTHLDVMQAQSLVDESIKFFEEVVIGLSIDDYLAMESVSCFSQIHGDFGKLLRLMLVNDMGDKGYSHDRFIVFGDSILAKPGRSIITNVTNVDISCVQENEQKGTVSKAVTYRDKFYEVGPLARGMVAKTPIVRSLHKRFKDSVLSRVFARIHEVALLLDYSKGLLNKLQLDEPSCVLNADVRLNDFDGVGTVEAARGSLIHKTTVRDGVITNYDIITPTQWNLGNSTKAEQGIAIEAMTGSLSIEEATFIFRTFDVCSVCTTQ; encoded by the coding sequence ATGACTAATGTAACCGTCAAAAAACTTATTGAGAAGATAGAAGGTGAAGCTGAACTGGATTTCACATTTAACCAAGGTGAAATAGAGGATGTAAAGATAAACTTTGGTTTTTACCGTGGTATAGAAGAAATACTTAGAGGTCACGATGCTTGGGATGCTTTAGTGATCACACCACGTGTTTGTGGTATTTGTAACCATGCACACCTCTTAGCTGCGGTACGTGCTATAGAAAACGGATATGAAAATGCAGGGTTAAAGATAAATCTTACTTCCAAAGCAAAAGCTATACGAGAATTTACTTTGTCATGTGAACTCATACAAAACCATATTAAATGGCTTTATATGACTATACTTCCACAACTTGAAAAGTTTGTAGGAGCTGTTAGCGAAGAAAACTATGCGATTAAGGCCACATACCTTGCTTCTACTATTACTAAAGCATTAGCTGTCTTTTCAGGACAGTGGCCACATGCTTCTTATGCTATTCCAGGTGGAGTGACCTGTGATCCAACACATCTAGACGTGATGCAAGCACAAAGTCTTGTAGATGAAAGCATTAAATTTTTTGAAGAGGTGGTGATTGGACTTTCTATAGATGACTATCTTGCAATGGAATCAGTCTCTTGCTTTAGTCAGATACACGGTGACTTTGGTAAACTATTACGTCTTATGTTAGTTAATGATATGGGTGATAAAGGATACAGTCATGATAGATTTATTGTTTTTGGAGATAGTATCCTTGCTAAACCGGGTAGGTCAATTATTACAAATGTTACAAATGTTGATATATCTTGTGTGCAAGAGAATGAACAAAAGGGTACAGTTTCAAAGGCTGTAACCTACAGAGATAAATTTTATGAAGTTGGCCCATTAGCTAGAGGTATGGTTGCTAAGACACCAATAGTCAGAAGTTTACATAAACGCTTTAAAGATTCTGTGTTATCACGAGTATTTGCACGTATACACGAAGTAGCACTTTTGTTAGACTACTCTAAAGGTTTACTCAATAAACTACAATTAGATGAACCATCTTGCGTATTAAATGCGGATGTACGATTGAATGATTTTGATGGTGTAGGTACAGTAGAAGCTGCAAGAGGCTCACTGATCCATAAAACAACAGTACGAGATGGTGTCATTACTAATTATGACATTATTACACCGACTCAGTGGAATCTTGGTAATTCTACAAAAGCAGAACAAGGCATAGCGATTGAAGCTATGACTGGTTCATTAAGTATAGAAGAAGCAACTTTTATTTTTCGAACATTTGATGTTTGCTCTGTTTGTACTACTCAATAA